In the genome of Olsenella profusa DSM 13989, one region contains:
- a CDS encoding carbohydrate ABC transporter permease, whose product MGKEERAQERSTDRSRTFRWMLVPILILFFVFNTVPLIQGFVYSFTNFKGYGSFEWVGLRNYADLFTDGRVGNSYLFTFKLAIVTTIVVNVLSLILALALNGRIRLKSTLRGLYFVPAILGSLVVGYVFNYFFTYIVPFLTKATSMLADRNTAWIAVVIVCAWQSIAMNTIIYIAGLQTVPEDVYEAGALDGATGWNRFRHLTFPLIMPFFTINVVLCMKNFLMVFDQILSLTSGGPAQSTESISYLIYNNGMSGGQFGFQSANAVLFFIVIVAISVFQMRVLGTREEQL is encoded by the coding sequence CTTCCGGTGGATGCTCGTTCCCATCCTCATCCTGTTCTTCGTGTTCAATACGGTGCCGCTCATCCAGGGGTTCGTCTACAGCTTCACCAACTTCAAGGGCTACGGCAGCTTCGAGTGGGTTGGCCTCAGGAACTACGCCGACCTCTTCACGGACGGTCGCGTGGGTAACTCGTACCTCTTCACCTTCAAGCTGGCCATCGTCACGACCATCGTCGTGAACGTGCTGAGCCTCATCCTGGCGCTCGCCCTCAACGGCAGGATTCGCCTCAAGAGCACGCTCAGGGGGCTGTACTTTGTGCCCGCCATCCTGGGATCTTTGGTCGTGGGCTATGTCTTCAACTACTTCTTCACCTACATCGTGCCCTTTCTCACCAAGGCGACCAGCATGCTCGCTGACAGGAACACTGCCTGGATAGCCGTCGTGATCGTGTGCGCCTGGCAGTCCATCGCCATGAACACGATCATCTACATCGCGGGCCTGCAGACGGTGCCCGAAGACGTGTACGAGGCGGGCGCGCTTGATGGCGCGACGGGCTGGAACAGGTTCCGCCACCTCACGTTTCCGCTGATCATGCCCTTCTTCACGATCAACGTGGTCCTGTGCATGAAGAACTTCCTGATGGTGTTCGATCAGATCCTCTCCCTGACCTCCGGTGGGCCCGCCCAGTCCACGGAGTCCATCTCGTACCTCATCTACAACAATGGCATGTCCGGGGGGCAGTTTGGCTTCCAGAGTGCCAACGCCGTGCTGTTCTTCATCGTCATCGTCGCCATCTCGGTGTTCCAGATGAGGGTTCTGGGCACCAGGGAGGAGCAGCTGTAA